One stretch of Shewanella sp. Arc9-LZ DNA includes these proteins:
- a CDS encoding inosine/guanosine kinase: MKFPGQRKSKHYFPVNSRDPLLAQLTQQPQPFSTYICGIDQTLVDIEAKVEDELLERYGLPKGNSTLINDEQAHNLYHELKSNEMISDEFAGGTIGNTVHNYSILADDRSVLFGVMSQHIMVGSYAYRYLCNTSSKVDLNFLQPVDGPIGRCFTLISDCGERTFAISKGAMDKLTPEYIDKEVIQGSSALVLTAYLMRASEGDGITDAAMTAINYAKEADVPVVLTLGTRFLIQEDPQWWQNFINEHVTILAMNEDEGEALTGFKDPLLASEMALDWCDMVLTTAGAIGLYTAGYTEDAEKRETSHTLLPGAIPEFNRYEFSRPKLQVDCDTPIKVYAHIAPYMGGPELIRNTNGAGDGALSALLHDLSANTFHKTNVPGSSKHKRDGLCYSSFSQVCKYANRVAYEVLAQHSPRLSRGLPEREDSLEESYWER; this comes from the coding sequence ATGAAGTTTCCTGGTCAACGTAAGTCCAAACACTATTTCCCTGTAAACAGTCGTGATCCGTTATTGGCTCAACTTACGCAGCAGCCTCAACCTTTTTCTACTTACATTTGCGGTATCGATCAAACCTTGGTTGATATCGAGGCTAAAGTAGAAGACGAGTTACTTGAGCGATATGGCTTACCTAAAGGCAACTCTACTCTCATTAATGATGAGCAAGCCCATAATTTGTACCATGAACTTAAATCCAATGAGATGATCAGCGATGAATTTGCCGGTGGCACTATTGGTAACACCGTCCATAATTATTCGATTTTAGCCGATGACCGCTCAGTGCTTTTTGGGGTTATGAGCCAACATATTATGGTGGGTAGCTATGCATATCGCTATTTATGTAACACTTCCTCAAAGGTTGATCTTAACTTTTTACAACCTGTCGATGGTCCTATCGGTCGCTGCTTTACGTTAATTTCCGATTGTGGTGAACGCACGTTTGCTATCAGTAAAGGCGCGATGGATAAGCTAACACCTGAGTATATCGATAAAGAGGTGATACAAGGCAGTTCGGCGTTAGTATTAACGGCATACCTGATGCGAGCAAGCGAAGGTGATGGCATTACTGATGCGGCAATGACGGCCATTAATTACGCTAAAGAAGCCGATGTACCAGTGGTGTTAACCTTAGGGACACGTTTTTTAATTCAAGAAGATCCGCAATGGTGGCAAAATTTTATTAATGAGCATGTCACTATTTTAGCCATGAATGAAGACGAAGGTGAAGCGTTAACGGGTTTTAAAGACCCGTTGCTTGCCAGTGAAATGGCGCTAGATTGGTGTGACATGGTGCTAACCACGGCGGGTGCGATAGGGCTTTATACTGCGGGTTATACTGAAGATGCTGAAAAGCGTGAAACCAGCCATACCTTATTACCGGGCGCCATTCCTGAATTTAACCGTTATGAGTTTTCTCGCCCTAAATTACAAGTGGATTGCGATACGCCCATAAAAGTGTACGCTCACATTGCCCCTTACATGGGTGGACCTGAATTAATTCGTAATACCAATGGTGCTGGTGATGGAGCTTTGTCTGCGTTGCTTCATGATTTATCAGCCAATACGTTCCATAAAACCAATGTGCCTGGTTCGAGTAAACATAAACGAGATGGTTTATGTTATTCGTCGTTTTCACAAGTGTGTAAATACGCTAATCGCGTTGCATACGAGGTGTTAGCGCAGCATAGTCCACGTTTATCTCGTGGTTTACCAGAGCGAGAAGACAGTCTAGAAGAGTCATATTGGGAACGATGA
- the nadE gene encoding ammonia-dependent NAD(+) synthetase translates to MKGQILREMHVLKAIEPEFEIQRRIAFIKAKLSDAHSKTLVLGISGGVDSSLAGRLCQLAVNSLNQEKTSDEYQFIAVRLPYHVQQDEAEAQLACQFIQPSKQVTVNVHDGVVGIHNATIVGLTAAGLASTDAAKTDFLKGNVKARMRMIVQYDIAGAMGGLVVGTDHSAENITGFYTKWGDGACDLAPLFGLNKRQVRQLAAHLGAPEILVKKAPTADLEDNKPQLEDEVALGLTYDQIDDFLEGKDVAKSVEDKLVSIYKRTQHKREPIPTIYD, encoded by the coding sequence GTGAAAGGACAAATCTTAAGAGAGATGCATGTACTTAAGGCTATTGAGCCTGAGTTTGAGATCCAACGCAGAATTGCTTTTATTAAGGCAAAATTATCAGATGCTCACAGCAAAACTTTAGTCTTGGGGATCAGTGGCGGTGTTGATTCATCACTTGCTGGACGTTTATGCCAACTGGCAGTGAATAGCCTTAATCAAGAAAAAACCAGTGACGAGTATCAGTTTATTGCAGTGCGCTTACCTTACCATGTCCAGCAAGATGAAGCTGAAGCTCAGCTAGCCTGTCAGTTTATTCAGCCTTCAAAACAGGTGACCGTGAATGTTCATGATGGTGTTGTTGGCATCCATAATGCCACTATAGTGGGTCTCACCGCCGCGGGTTTAGCATCAACAGATGCTGCTAAGACTGACTTTCTCAAGGGTAATGTTAAAGCCCGAATGCGCATGATAGTCCAATATGATATCGCAGGTGCTATGGGCGGCCTTGTTGTGGGCACTGATCATAGTGCGGAAAATATTACTGGTTTCTATACCAAATGGGGCGATGGGGCTTGCGATTTAGCGCCGTTATTTGGCTTAAATAAACGTCAAGTACGTCAATTAGCAGCCCATTTAGGCGCGCCAGAGATATTGGTCAAAAAGGCCCCTACGGCGGACTTAGAAGACAATAAGCCTCAACTTGAAGATGAGGTCGCTTTAGGGCTGACCTATGATCAAATTGATGACTTCTTAGAAGGTAAAGATGTTGCTAAGTCTGTGGAAGATAAATTGGTGAGTATCTATAAACGTACCCAACATAAACGTGAGCCTATTCCGACGATTTACGATTAA
- a CDS encoding carboxylesterase: MRAIVIGSTKHFLFAAFYGALGIGLALIITAVWMLNARPNLSLWHTTHLTSEYHQQSGLTDFSQYLQLEDKLFAEVEQQVYRQYQPEIASPINRYERNSLSDPGLWQQNWNRSFEWKNPQAEFGLLLLHGMSDSPYVMSHFAQHYQHQAYVLGLRLPGHGTIPSGLTDITWPDLAGAVSLAVARLSAQLPGKPIYVVGFSTGAALALNHELENISLDKPTSFAGMVMLSPAIGLAPIAAGAYWQAKLGKLLGQDKLYWNSIQTEYDPFKYRSFAVNAGDVVYQLTQRNQTLLASLSPQQFDAIPAILTFQSVVDDTVSSLAVVDLLYQKLPLNKGHQLVLFDVNRTKSNNQLLFQDPLATFAPFWLPKQLPYRLSLVENDPQRDNHVQVRELADKSITNDVLALSLTWPNDVYSLSHVALSFPIEDTLYGPLPGIDSDKIQIGRAIYQGERGIFSVTADDMLRQKWNPFYPYMMTRIDEFTQGYQPESPLGNKPLNISH; encoded by the coding sequence ATGCGTGCAATTGTGATTGGATCGACAAAACATTTTTTATTTGCCGCATTTTATGGTGCTTTAGGTATTGGGTTAGCGTTAATTATTACTGCTGTTTGGATGCTTAATGCGCGGCCTAATTTATCATTATGGCACACGACACACCTAACCTCTGAATACCATCAACAGTCTGGTTTAACTGATTTTAGCCAATATTTACAATTAGAAGATAAACTTTTTGCTGAAGTAGAACAGCAAGTTTACCGTCAATATCAACCTGAAATAGCATCCCCAATTAATCGTTATGAGCGTAATAGCCTGTCTGATCCTGGGTTATGGCAACAAAATTGGAATCGTTCTTTCGAATGGAAAAATCCCCAGGCTGAGTTTGGCCTTTTATTGCTGCACGGTATGTCCGACTCACCTTATGTGATGTCGCATTTTGCGCAGCATTATCAGCACCAGGCTTATGTTTTAGGGTTGCGCTTGCCAGGGCACGGTACCATTCCTTCTGGATTAACCGACATTACTTGGCCTGATCTTGCTGGGGCTGTATCACTAGCTGTTGCCCGCTTGTCTGCCCAATTACCCGGTAAACCCATTTATGTGGTCGGTTTTTCGACAGGAGCTGCTTTAGCGTTAAACCATGAACTTGAGAATATCAGTTTAGATAAGCCTACAAGCTTTGCCGGTATGGTCATGTTATCACCAGCCATTGGTCTTGCTCCCATTGCAGCAGGCGCTTATTGGCAAGCTAAACTGGGTAAATTACTCGGCCAAGATAAACTGTATTGGAACAGCATTCAAACGGAATATGATCCCTTTAAATATCGGTCTTTTGCTGTTAATGCTGGCGATGTTGTATATCAGTTAACTCAGCGTAACCAGACCTTATTAGCGTCATTATCGCCGCAACAGTTTGATGCTATTCCTGCAATACTAACGTTTCAGTCAGTTGTTGATGATACGGTCTCTTCACTTGCTGTGGTTGATTTGCTATATCAAAAATTGCCGCTAAACAAAGGCCATCAATTGGTGCTCTTTGATGTCAATAGGACGAAGAGTAACAACCAATTACTGTTTCAAGATCCACTGGCGACTTTTGCTCCATTTTGGCTACCAAAGCAATTACCTTACCGTTTAAGTTTGGTTGAAAATGATCCGCAACGGGATAATCATGTTCAAGTCAGGGAGCTAGCTGATAAATCGATAACCAATGATGTGTTAGCGTTAAGTTTAACTTGGCCTAATGATGTGTATTCTTTATCTCATGTGGCGTTAAGTTTTCCGATTGAAGATACCCTTTACGGGCCTCTACCAGGCATTGATTCGGATAAAATCCAAATAGGCAGAGCAATTTATCAAGGTGAACGAGGCATTTTCAGTGTGACTGCTGATGACATGTTACGTCAGAAATGGAATCCATTTTATCCTTACATGATGACTCGAATTGATGAGTTTACTCAAGGGTATCAACCTGAGTCACCATTA